CCAGGCGCTCGTCGCTAACGGTTCGTTCGAAACCGCTCCCGCAGTGCAGGATCACAAGCGCGCCTACGAGGGCGACGAAGGGCCGAACACCGGCGGAATGGGATCGTACAGCGACGCGAGCTTCGAACTGCCGTTCATGACCCGCGAGGATTACACCGACGCCGTCGGCATCATCGAGGCGACCGTGGAGGCACTCGAGGACTACAGAGGGATTCTCTACGGCCAGTTCATGCTGACCGCGGAGGGCCCGAAGGTGATCGAGTTTAACGCCCGCTTCGGGGACCCCGAGGCGATGAACACCCTGCCGACCCTCGAGACCGACTTCCTCGACGTCCTGGTGGCGGCGCGGGACGGCGGCCCGGTGCCCGAACTCGAGTTCGCCGAGCGGGCGACGGTCTGTAAGTACGCCGTGCCGGAAGGGTATCCGACGGAGCCGAAAGCCGGGGCGAAAGTGCAAATCAGCGAGGAGAACGCCGGCGACGCGCTGCTCTACTACGCCAGCGTCGACGAGCGCGAGGACGGAATCTACACGACGACCTCGAGATCGTTCGCCGTCGTCGGGGTCGCCGAGACCATCGCTGACGCGGAGGAAATCGCCGAGGACGCCCTCGCCGTCGCGGGCGAGGAGGGGCTGCACGTGCGCCACGACATCGGGAAAGCGGCGCTGGTCCAGCAGCGCATCGACCACATCGAAGCGCTCCGGGGGTAGGCGGAGGGGCGGGCGCCCGGGTCCCGAACGCCCGGCCGCGTCGGCTGGTTTCTTATACGATCCCGACGAATTCCGTCGCAGTGACAGACGACGCCGACTCGAGACACGACCGCGTCACCGCCCACCCGACACCCGGCCGTGCGAACTCCCTGGCGTACTGGACAGACGCGAAACACCCCGTCCGGGTCGCGATCAACTACCTCGTCGTCTGGCTCGTTCGAATCTCGCCGAGCCTGCGGCTCAAGCGCCTGCTCCTCCGGCGACTCGGCGCCACCGTCGGCGAGGGGGTGTCGTGGGGGCTCGAGGCCACGCCGGACGTCTTCTGGCCGGAACTCATCACGGTCGAGGATCACGCCATCGTCGGCTACGACGCGACGATTCTGTGCCACGAGTTCCTCCAGGAGGAGTACCGCACCGGCGAGGTCGTCGTCGGCGAGCGGGCGATGATCGGCGCGGGGGCGATCATCCTGCCTGGCGTCGAAATCGGCGCGGACGCGAGCGTGGCGGCGAACTCGCTGGTCACCCGGGACGTGCCGCCGGGCGAAACCGTCGCGGGGGTGCCCGCCGAGCCGATGGGGAACGCCGGGAGCGAGGACGAGTCCTCGTCCTGACCGTTCGTTGCCTCGAGTCAGAAACCGAGGGAGCCGAACAGCCCGGGCGTCGCTACCGCGAGCGTGAACATGACTCCGGCGAGCCCGAGTTGCATCCCAGCGCTCCGGCGCAACTCCGCGCTTCGCCGCTCGAGGTCGCCGCCGACGAGAACCGGCGGCTCGTCGCCCGACCCCCTGAGGAGGGGGCCGTCTTCCGTCTCGGTGACGGTTCCCTGGACCGCGCCCTCGTCGCCCTCGCCGATCGCCGTCTCCTGGTAGCGATCCGGTGTGTGCGTCTTCCTGCCGAAGCTCACGGAGACCTCGAGGCCGCTCAGCAGTCCGCCATCGCCGACGAGTCAGAGTCGCTCGAGCAGTTTCGTCAGCGGATCGGGCTCTCCGAGACGAACCTCCGTCTCGGGCTCGGCGAGGTGGACGTTCGAGGCGTCGAACGGGTCGAAAACGCCGTTTTCTGCCCGGTCGGGCACCAGTTCGTCCCCGTCGACGCGAACGTACCGGCCGCCGTGGAGGACGCTGAACTCGCCGACGGCCAGCCCGCCGTCGGCGGTTCGCCAGCGCGTGCCACGATTCTGTCTGCCGCCCGTTCGCACCTTGCGGCGGACGCGCCAGGCGACGATCCGGGGCGAACCGGCCGCCTCGACCGCCTCCGCCGGCCGCTCTCGCTCGAGGGTCGCCGGCTCCACCACGTCGACGGGACCGTGGACCGTCGTCTCGCCGTCGGTTCGGCTACCGCGAGCTACGTCAGCGGCGATCCGTGACACCGTCCGGTACCGGCTGTAGTGTCTGTAGGTCTGATACAGCGCCCCGATTCCGATCAGACCGAACACCAGCGGGAGGAACGGTTCCATGTCCGAAATCGCGACTCTGGTGTGATGAATTCACGGAAATAATTAAAATTCTCCTACAGTACGGCCTCGAGACCGCCGCTACCGCGGGGCGTCGGATCGGCTGGCTCCCCGAGTTCGTCGGCGGAACCGCCACGCGGCGCCGCAGTACAGCGCGCCGCCGAGGAGCCACCAGGGATTCCAGAACAGGACGCGCCAGACGAGCGCCGGCCGATCCACCGCTCCCGGAACGTACGCGCCCGAGAGAACCAGCCCGTGCAGGACCATGTGTAGCCCGCCGTACGCCAGGAGCCCCAGGCCGATCAGCCAGACGCCCGCGAGCACCAGCCGTCGCGGAAGGATCTCTCGAGGGGACACGAGAGCCGCGAGGAGTGCCACGGGGACGAGTTTGAGAACGCCGGTGAGCCAGACCAGTCCGACGAACCACGGCTCGCGAGCCGCGGCCTGCTCTTCGACGCCGGACCCGAGCGTCGCCAGCCCGACCGTCCCACCGGCCGCCCAGTAGAAGCTCATCGCGGCGAAGACGACCCACCAGGCGCCGGCGATCCACAGCGGCACGGCTCGTGCCCGCTCAGTTGCTTCCCCAAGGTGGATTCGAGCCCGCACCGCGATCACCGCTGTCCGTACGTCGGAACGCACCATATAACGGGGGTGTCTCGACGCTCGCCGGCGGAGCGATACCCCGACTCAGAAAACCCACTCGAGCGCCGAGAGTCCGGCGACGGAGGCGACCGTGATCACGACGGTCCAGAGGGCGATGCTGCCGGTCATCCAGGCGAGCGTCGACCGTCCGCGCGCGCCGAGTCCGAGCGCGAGCACCGCGGCGAGGTGAACGCCGGTCAGAACCGGCGCGGCGAGCGCCAGGCCGGGGAGGCCGTAGGCGTTCCAGATTCGTTGCGCCCGCTTTCGGCGCTTCGAGGGCTCGCCGTCGCTTTCCCGGCGAGACTCGAGCCACGCCGAGAGCCGCTCGTAGCCGAGAACGATGCCGTAAATCGGGGCGACGTTGCCGGCGAAGGCGACGATGCCGACGAGAACCGGATCGAGACCGAGGCCGACGCCGATCGGGATCACGATGAGAATCTCGAGCAGCGGCGTCGCGGCGAGCGCGAAGACGAGGAGGTACTGCCAGGGGCCGCTCGCGGCGTCGATCCACTCGCGGGCCTGGCCCTCGAAGGCGAGCGGACCAGCGGCGAGTTCGGAGCCGCCGCTCAGTGCGACGAGAAGCGAGTCGACTGCCGACGAGGTGACGATGAGCGGGTCCATGAGGCGGGGATCGGTGCCGTCGAGTCGTTGGAATCGGGTGTCGGCGTGCTACGCGAGCGGCGTCACAGCGACGACCAGCACTTCCGGGCGCGGTTCCAGGAGGTGAGGTCGGCGATCCAGCGGGCGGCGATGAGCTTCTTCAGGTTCTTCGCGGGGCGGCCGCCGAAGGTGTCGACGGGCATCGAGAGACCGAAGGCGGGTTTGACGCCGTGGGCGACCGCCTTGTCGCCGACGGAGACGACGGTTCCCTTGTCCTCGAACTCCCAGGTTCTGAGGGGACGCCCCTCGATCACGCGCGAGATGTTCTCGCCGGCGACTTCGGCGGCCTGCCAGGCGGCCTGTGCGGTCGGCGGTGCGGGCTGGTTGCCCTGGTCGACGATCGCCGAGTCGCCGATGGCGAAGACGCGCTCGTCGCTGGTCTGGAAGTTCGCACCGGCGTTGACGCGGTTGTGCTCCTTCTCGAGGTCCGCCCCTTCGAGCGCCTCCCGGCCCGTGATGCCCCCGGTCCAGACGAAGACGTCGTACTCGAGGGGCTCGCCCTCGTCGAAGTGGATGACGCCGTCTTCGGCCTCGGTGATCGGGTCGTCGGTGTGGATCCTGACGCCGGCTTCCTCGAGCAGGTCGCGCAGCGCCTGCTGGATCTCCGGGTCGTTACCGGGGAAGATCTCGTCGAGCGCCTCGACCAGGTGGATCTCGAGGGGCGCGCGGTGTTTGTCGCGGAACTCGGCGATCTCGCCGGCGGTCTGGATACCCGAGAGGCCGGCGCCGCCGATGACGATCTGGGCGGGTTCGCCGCGGGTGGCCTCCCTGCTCGCCGTCTCGATCCGGTCGTGGATCTCGAGGGCGTCGTCGAGGCTCTTCAGGGTCAGCGAGTGCTCCGCGAGGCCGGGGATGCCGTAGTAGGCGGTTCCGCTGCCCAGACCGACGAGAACGTAGTCGTACTCGACGTCCTCGCTGTCGGCGAGCTCGACGACCTGCTCGTCGACGTCGAGGTTGGTGACGCTATCCTGGATGAACTGCGTCGTCGGCTCGGCGATGTCGTGAACGGGAATCGTGATGTCAGAGCGAACGGTCGGGTCCCGGACGACGCGGTGGGCCTCGTGGAGGACGAGGTGGTAGTCGGTGTCCGAGATCCAGGTCAGTCTTGCGGTGTCGTCAAGCTCCGACTGGAGCTTCGAGATCGCTCCGGCACCCGCGTAGCCAGCGCCAAGAACGACGACATTCTCAGTCATACTGCACTCTCGGAAACACTCCGATACAAAGGTGTTGAAACCGTTATCCGCGTGCGTCATAGTCCCATGCGGCAGGATCTGCCGGGGTGTCCTAGAGGATGCGCTTGCCGAACGCACTCGCCGCCAGCTCCGCCGCGAGGATTCCGGTCTCGTTCTGTTCGTCCAGGATCGGATTGACCTCCACGACGTCCATCGAGCGGAGCACGTCGCGCTCGAACACGGTCTCGAGTGCGGAGTGTGCCTCCCGGTAGGTCGCTCCGCCGCGGACGGGGGTTCCGACGCCCGGTGCCGCCTTGGGGTCGAGCCAGTCGAGGTCGAGGCTGACGTGGATTCCGTCGGTGTCGGTCGTCGCGACGTCGATGGCGTCCTCGACGACGGCCGTAATCCCGCGCTCGTCGATGTCGGACATCGTAAACGCCGTCACGTCGCTGTCGCGGATGGCCTCGCGCTCGCGGTCGTCGATGCTCCGCAGGCCGACGTACACCACCGACTCCTCGCGGACTCGGGGTGCCCGTGCCCACTCGAGTTCGCCGAACAGCCCCTTTCCGAGGGCCGCGGCGAGGGGCATCCCGTGGACGTTCCCGCTCGGGGAGGTCTCTGGCGTGTTGAGGTCGGCGTGGGCGTCGAACCAGATCACGCCGAGGTCGGCCTCGCGGGCGGACCCGCTCATGGTGCCGATCGAGATCGAGTGGTCGCCCCCGAGGACGAGCGGGAACGACCCCTCCGAGAGCGTTTCGGCGACCTGGTCTTCGAGACGGGTGCAGACGTCTTCGGTCTCGTTCAGGAACTTCGCGTTGCCCGTCCGCGGCGGCTTCGCGTCCGGGTCGCGCTCCTCGGCGCGCGGGATCAGGAGGTCCCCGGAGTCCGTACACTCGACGCCCGCCGACTCGAGGCCGTCGGCCAGTCCGCCGTACCTGATCGCCGACGGCCCCATGTCGACGCCGCGCCTGTTCGCCCCGTAGTCCATCGGTGCACCGATAATCCGAACGGTTCGGCCCATACGCCTCGTTCGCGAGGGGGTGTTTAGTTCGTGGCGATTCGACTGCGCTGAAGGTGGCGATACGTTTAGGGTTAGACGGTCCTAACTTCGAATCGATGATGCTGAGCGACGTGATGGAAGACTACCTGAAGGTTATCTACCAGCTTCAGCGCGGCCACGAGGAGCGGATCAAGACCTCAGAGATCGCCGACGAACTCGACGTCACGTCGCCGACGGTCACCAGCATGCTCGAGAAACTCGAGGAGCGCGGCCTGGTCGACCGCGAGAAGTACCGGGGAGTGACGCTCACCGACGAGGGCGAGACGGTCGCCCTCGAGGTGATTCGCCACCACCGCCTGCTCGAGGCCTACCTGACCGAGCACCTCGACTACGACTGGGCGGAGGTTCACGAGGAGGCCGACCGCCTCGAACACCACATCAGCGAGGACTTCGAGGCGCGGGTCGCCGCCGCCCTCGACGATCCGAACGTCGACCCTCACGGCTCGCCGATCCCCGGTGCAGACCTCGAGCCGCCGGTTTCCGCCGGCGAATCGGTCACGGAGTTCGCCGAAGGAGAGACGGTCGTCGTCGAGGAGGTCGCCGACGACGATCCCGAGGTGCTCTCGTACCTCGCCGACCACGGCATCGAACCGGGGGTCGAACTCGAGATCCTCGAGATCGCGCCGTTCGGAATGATTACGGCCAGCGCGGCCGGCCACGACGATCCCGTTTCCCTGCCGACTGACGTCGCCCGACACGTTCGAGTGACGCTCCCGGCCGGGACCGAACGCTGATCAGACGGGCTACCCCGCTCCCGACGAACGATCGGTTAGTGTAGACTCAATCTAAAAATTGATGGGGAACATATATTATTAGCCGCGTCTAAACATCTGCTCATGAAGGACGTCGTTGCGGGACGGACGCGAGGTGGTTTCGTTGTCACGTCTCGATAGTCTCGCCGATTCGCTCCCGGCCTGGATGCTCGCGGTCGCGCCGGTGCTCATTCTCGGCGCGGTCGCCGGGCTGTTGTACCTGACCTCCCCGTTCGGTGACATCGAATCGATGGCCGAAGCGGGACCGCTCGAGATCCTGTGGATGCTCACGGTCATCGGCGCGATCGCGGGGATCGTTCCGGTCGTCATCGGAATGCTCTGGTTCCCGTTCATTCGGTCGCTGGACCACCGCTATCTGCACGCGTTTCTGGCGCTCTCGGCGGGCGTGCTGGCGTTCATCGCCTTCGAGATGACCGAGGAGGTCTTCGAACACGGTGCCGAAGTCGGCCCCGTGGCCGCGGGCGGCCTCGAACTCTCCGGGGTGATCGTCGCGGGTGGGCTCGCTGTCGCTGGCGTCGGCGGCACCTTCGCCGTCATGTACGTGATCAGCGAGTGGCGCCAGCGAAAGATGGCCAGCGCAGAAAAGAGCGGTCTCACGATCGCCTACCTCGTCGCGGTCGCCCTCGGCCTGCACAGTATCGGCGAGGGGCTCGCCATCGGCGTGGCGTTCATCGACGGCCAGGGAACACTCGTCATGCTGCTCGTCGTCGGCTTCGTCATGCACAACGTGATGGAGGGGCCGACGGTCGTCGCCGCCGTCGCGCGCGACCACACGATCCCGCCGTTGCGCCACTTCGCGGCGATGGGCGTCATCGCCGGCGGACCCGTGATCCTCGGCGGCTGGGTCGGCAGCCTCGCGAACTCGTCCGCCCTCGCCGTGTTGTTCTACGCGGTCGCGGTGGGTGCGATCCTGCAGGTGATCATCGAACTCGTCGACCTCATCAAGTTCGACGCCGAGAGCGTCGTCACCCGGCTCAACGCCGCGACGTTCGTCGTCGGCGTCGCGCTGATGTTCGTCCTCGAGGACGTGATCGTCGAGGGCTGGATCGTCCCCGGCTGACTCGCGCCTCTCAGGCCGCGAGATACGGCGCGCAGACGCGCTCGATTCCCTCCTCGAACCGGATTTTCGGCTCCCAGTCCGTCTCCGCCGCGAACCTCGAGGAATCCGCCAGCGTATCGTGGACGTAGACCGTCGCCGGAATCGGGTTCTCTACGTACTCCGGCTCGACCGACCGATCGAGTTCCTCGTTGAGGAGGTCCACGACCGTATTGAAGTCGTAGCTCTCTCCGGTGCCGAGGTTGTACACGCCCGTGAGTTCGGCGTCGGCCGCTCGCTCGAGTCCCCGGACGACGTCCGAAACGTGCGTGAAATCCCGCGTCTGGGTGCCGTCGCCGTAGATCACCGGCGAGCGACCGTGTGCGACGTCGTCGGCGAACTGGGCGACGACGTTGGCGTACTGGCCCTTGTGACGCTCGGCGCCGCCGTACCCCTGGTACACCGAGAACAGCCGCATTCCGGCGACGTTCATCCCGTACCGGTTCGCGAAGTACTCGCCGTAGCGCTCGCGGGCGAGCTTCGAGGCCTCGTAGCCCGTCCTGGCCTCGACCGGGAGCGACTCGGACGACGGCTCGGTTCGGCTGCCGTAGATGGACGACGTCGAGGCGTAGACGACGGTCTCACAGCCGTTCTCGCGGACCTGTTCGACCGTGTTGACGAACCCCTCGACGTTGACCCGCGCCCCGCGGGCGGGTTCGGCCTCGTGCATCGCGTACGACGACAGGGCGGCCAGGTGAAAGCAGACGTCGACGTCGGCCGGGAGATCCGGATCGAGAACGTTCGCCTCCACGAACTCCACCCGATCCGTGAGGTTCTCGGGGGTCCCCAGCGAGCGGTCGTCGACGGCGATCACGTCGTTCGCTCGAGCGAGGCGGTTCGCGAGGTTCGATCCCACGAAGCCGCCACCGCCGGTTACCAGCACGCGCTGTCCCTCCATAGCCGTCGGACACCGCGGAGGTGTAAAAATGATTGACGTGCTCG
Above is a genomic segment from Natrononativus amylolyticus containing:
- the purD gene encoding phosphoribosylamine--glycine ligase encodes the protein MPETVLLIGGGGREHAIARALEDSEADLYACAGNRNPGIARLAAGFETLETTDPDAVVAYADEVGATIAVVGPEAPLAAGVADALEEAGVYAFGPKQADARIETDKAFQRRFMADNAIPGCPDFETFEDMDAACEFVDSYDGDLAIKPAGLTGGKGVKVIGDQVTAAEGKEYIRQSDYDRIVLEERLIGEEFTIQALVANGSFETAPAVQDHKRAYEGDEGPNTGGMGSYSDASFELPFMTREDYTDAVGIIEATVEALEDYRGILYGQFMLTAEGPKVIEFNARFGDPEAMNTLPTLETDFLDVLVAARDGGPVPELEFAERATVCKYAVPEGYPTEPKAGAKVQISEENAGDALLYYASVDEREDGIYTTTSRSFAVVGVAETIADAEEIAEDALAVAGEEGLHVRHDIGKAALVQQRIDHIEALRG
- a CDS encoding NAD-dependent epimerase/dehydratase family protein, with protein sequence MEGQRVLVTGGGGFVGSNLANRLARANDVIAVDDRSLGTPENLTDRVEFVEANVLDPDLPADVDVCFHLAALSSYAMHEAEPARGARVNVEGFVNTVEQVRENGCETVVYASTSSIYGSRTEPSSESLPVEARTGYEASKLARERYGEYFANRYGMNVAGMRLFSVYQGYGGAERHKGQYANVVAQFADDVAHGRSPVIYGDGTQTRDFTHVSDVVRGLERAADAELTGVYNLGTGESYDFNTVVDLLNEELDRSVEPEYVENPIPATVYVHDTLADSSRFAAETDWEPKIRFEEGIERVCAPYLAA
- the rocF gene encoding arginase, encoding MGRTVRIIGAPMDYGANRRGVDMGPSAIRYGGLADGLESAGVECTDSGDLLIPRAEERDPDAKPPRTGNAKFLNETEDVCTRLEDQVAETLSEGSFPLVLGGDHSISIGTMSGSAREADLGVIWFDAHADLNTPETSPSGNVHGMPLAAALGKGLFGELEWARAPRVREESVVYVGLRSIDDREREAIRDSDVTAFTMSDIDERGITAVVEDAIDVATTDTDGIHVSLDLDWLDPKAAPGVGTPVRGGATYREAHSALETVFERDVLRSMDVVEVNPILDEQNETGILAAELAASAFGKRIL
- a CDS encoding small multi-drug export protein translates to MDPLIVTSSAVDSLLVALSGGSELAAGPLAFEGQAREWIDAASGPWQYLLVFALAATPLLEILIVIPIGVGLGLDPVLVGIVAFAGNVAPIYGIVLGYERLSAWLESRRESDGEPSKRRKRAQRIWNAYGLPGLALAAPVLTGVHLAAVLALGLGARGRSTLAWMTGSIALWTVVITVASVAGLSALEWVF
- a CDS encoding metal-dependent transcriptional regulator, which codes for MMLSDVMEDYLKVIYQLQRGHEERIKTSEIADELDVTSPTVTSMLEKLEERGLVDREKYRGVTLTDEGETVALEVIRHHRLLEAYLTEHLDYDWAEVHEEADRLEHHISEDFEARVAAALDDPNVDPHGSPIPGADLEPPVSAGESVTEFAEGETVVVEEVADDDPEVLSYLADHGIEPGVELEILEIAPFGMITASAAGHDDPVSLPTDVARHVRVTLPAGTER
- a CDS encoding DUF3995 domain-containing protein is translated as MPLWIAGAWWVVFAAMSFYWAAGGTVGLATLGSGVEEQAAAREPWFVGLVWLTGVLKLVPVALLAALVSPREILPRRLVLAGVWLIGLGLLAYGGLHMVLHGLVLSGAYVPGAVDRPALVWRVLFWNPWWLLGGALYCGAAWRFRRRTRGASRSDAPR
- a CDS encoding acyltransferase, coding for MTDDADSRHDRVTAHPTPGRANSLAYWTDAKHPVRVAINYLVVWLVRISPSLRLKRLLLRRLGATVGEGVSWGLEATPDVFWPELITVEDHAIVGYDATILCHEFLQEEYRTGEVVVGERAMIGAGAIILPGVEIGADASVAANSLVTRDVPPGETVAGVPAEPMGNAGSEDESSS
- a CDS encoding ZIP family metal transporter — translated: MLAVAPVLILGAVAGLLYLTSPFGDIESMAEAGPLEILWMLTVIGAIAGIVPVVIGMLWFPFIRSLDHRYLHAFLALSAGVLAFIAFEMTEEVFEHGAEVGPVAAGGLELSGVIVAGGLAVAGVGGTFAVMYVISEWRQRKMASAEKSGLTIAYLVAVALGLHSIGEGLAIGVAFIDGQGTLVMLLVVGFVMHNVMEGPTVVAAVARDHTIPPLRHFAAMGVIAGGPVILGGWVGSLANSSALAVLFYAVAVGAILQVIIELVDLIKFDAESVVTRLNAATFVVGVALMFVLEDVIVEGWIVPG
- a CDS encoding NAD(P)/FAD-dependent oxidoreductase encodes the protein MTENVVVLGAGYAGAGAISKLQSELDDTARLTWISDTDYHLVLHEAHRVVRDPTVRSDITIPVHDIAEPTTQFIQDSVTNLDVDEQVVELADSEDVEYDYVLVGLGSGTAYYGIPGLAEHSLTLKSLDDALEIHDRIETASREATRGEPAQIVIGGAGLSGIQTAGEIAEFRDKHRAPLEIHLVEALDEIFPGNDPEIQQALRDLLEEAGVRIHTDDPITEAEDGVIHFDEGEPLEYDVFVWTGGITGREALEGADLEKEHNRVNAGANFQTSDERVFAIGDSAIVDQGNQPAPPTAQAAWQAAEVAGENISRVIEGRPLRTWEFEDKGTVVSVGDKAVAHGVKPAFGLSMPVDTFGGRPAKNLKKLIAARWIADLTSWNRARKCWSSL